ATGCAATTGAAGCATATAATAAATCCTTATCATTGAAGCCCGACAATGCACATGTGCTTACCGATCTGGGGGTAATGTTCCGCCGTAACGGTAATCCGCAAAAAGCTGTGGATACCTTTGATAAGGCGATACTTGCTGCGCCGAAGCATGAAACCGCGCGCCTTAATAAAGGGATAGTTCTTTATTACGATCTCGAAGATAAGGCCGGAGCCATTCAGACCTGGAATGGTCTGGTCCAGATGAATCCCGGAGCCAGAGCGCCCAGCGGAAAGCTGGTTAAGGATATGATCAGGGATCTTTCTTGATTTTTATAAGGAATGATCAAAGTAGCAATGCCGTACTGTAGAAGAACAGTACGGCATTGCTTTTATGACTTGTGTTTTACTTTGTAAGAAAGCCGGGTAGAGCCTTTTCAATCAGCATAGCGGCTTTTTCAATGCCACGTTCACTGCCGGGATGGAATTCCGTTATGCCCAGCCCGCAGATGTCCATTCTTTTTCCGACTTCTTCTATCATCTTAAGAAGATTACTGAAATGCAGTCCGGCGGAAGGCGACGGCTTACCGTGGGCAAAGCCGATGGGGTTCACCGCATCTACATCAAGATGGATATAGACCTTGCTGAATCCAGTCTCTTGAATCTGCTTAGCCAGCCATTCCGGGTTCCGTTCCAGTTCTTCGGGACCGAAAAAAGAGATCTTGCTGTTGATGATAAAGTCCAACTCCGGCGGGTCAAAAGTCCTAACCCCTGCGCAGAATATTTGTATAGGGTGCAGCGGAGTAAGCATTACTTCGGTTATTTCCGGTCCTGCATTGCCAAGAATAGCCGAAAGGGCCATGCCCTGAAAGCGGCCGGACTGCGAGGTTGTCGGGGTGTGCAGGTCCGGGTGGGCATCAAACCAGATCAGAGCCAGTTTTTGTCCATGTTTGCGGGACATCCATGATACCGGCCCCGTTTCAGTTCCGCAGTCTCCTCCCAGCAGGAGAATGCGATCCGGATTTTCCTGTTCAAGTATGGCGCATGCATTCTGCAATTGTTTAATTATTTCACTCTTGCCTGCCAAAGGGGCACCGGAGGTGATCTCCTTGAAAGGGGCTGTCTCCACTGTCTGAGGGGATGGGATTCCGGGAATTCCATCCGTCAGGGCAAATGCTCCTTCATATAGGGCTTCATTGTCGATGGAGCCCTGCCATTGCGGAAAAACAAGGGTGATGTCTTTCAATATTAATCTTCCGGCTTAAAGAATTTCAATCTCAGGGCGTTGCTGACTACAGTTACTGAGCTGAGGGACATAGCTGCCGCCGCAAACATGGGCGAAAGAGTCGGTCCTCCAAAAATATGCAGCAGCCCTGCGGCTACTGGAATCCCCAGCACGTTGAAGGCAAATGCCCAGAAAAGATTCTGCTTGATATTGCGCACTGTTGCCCGGCTTAGTGAGAGCGCAGTGAGTACTCCGCTCAAATTGCCTTTCATCAGTACTACGTCTCCTGATTCAATTGCGACATCAATTCCGGTGCCCATAGCAATGCCAAGGTCTGCTGACGCAAGGGCCGGGGCATCGTTGATCCCGTCTCCTATCATGGCAACCTTGCGGCCTTCAGCTTTTTCTTTGTTAACCACTTCCGCTTTGCGGTCAGGCATGACCTGCGCGACGACCCTGTCTATTCCGGCTTCATCTGCGATGGCGTGGGCCACTTTTTCATTATCCCCGGTAAGCATGACTGTCTGAACTCCGAGCTTATGGAGCTTGCTGATTGTCTGAGGGGTTTCCTTCTTGATGCGGTCGGCAATAGCCAGAATACCGGCCAGCTTGCCGTTCTTGGCGATGTAGAGCGGGCTTTGTCCTGATGCTGCAAAGCGCAGGGCTGCTTCATTGGCAACACTGTCGTCCAGTCCGCCGATGAAGTTTTGTTCAAGAAACTTCCTGTTACCCAACAGCATGGGCTGGCCTCCGGTTTCGGTATTGATACCAAGGCCGGATACCGCCTGAAAAGATGTTGTTTCCGGCAAGGGGGAGCCAATTTCTTCAGCTGCACGGACCACAGCCCTTGCCAGCGGATGTTCGGACTGCCTTTCCGCTGATCCGGCCAGCAAGATCAGTTCTTGCGGATTTTCTCCATCCACGGTGAAAGTCTCAGCTACTTCCGGTTTTCCGTAGGTCAGGGTTCCGGTTTTGTCGAAGATCATGGTTTCGATCTTTCCTGCGGTCTCAAGGGCTTCCCCGGATTTGACCAGCACACCCAGCTGCGCTCCGCGCCCGGTGCCGACCATGATTGCGGTGGGTGTTGCCAGTCCCATGGCGCAGGGGCAGGCAATGACCATTACGCTGATGAATATGCGCAGGGCAAAGGTAAAAGGTTCGTCGCTGAAAAAGAACCAGCCCAACGCGGCTGCAATGCCGATGGCCATGACTGTGGGTACAAAATAAAAGCTGACCGTGTCCGCAAGGCTGGAGATGGGGGCCTTGGAACCCTGCGCTTCCTGGACAAGGCGGATGATGCGTGAAAGCACGGTATTTTCGCCAACATTGGTGACCTGAACATTCAGTGCTCCGCCGCCGATGTTTACTGTTCCTCCGGCTACGTCATCACCTGTGCTTTTGGACACGGGCATGGATTCTCCGGTGAGCATCGATTCATCAATGTCGGAATGGCCATCAGCAACTTTGCCGTCGGCGGCTACGCGATCTCCGGGGCGGATGAGGATCAGGTCGCCGGGGCCGATTTCTTCCACCGGGGTGGGAATCTGTTCCCCGTTCTGCAACAGGATGGCCTGCGCCGGAGTCAGGTCCATGAGTTTTTCAATGGCTTCGGAAGTTCGCGAACGGGCGCGGGTTTCTTGGAATTTGCCGAGCAGAATCAGGGTAATGATAGTGGCTGCGGATTCAAAATATAAATCCATGGCCCGTGCAGGAGCATCAATTCCCAGCGCGATTTCAATGGTATTCCACAGGGAGTATACCACTGCCGCCGAGGTTCCCACGGCAATGAGCGAGTCCATGTTGGGTGCACCGCGCAGTAAATTCGGGAAACCCTGTAAATAAAAATTACGTCCGAACCAAAGTACCGGTCCGGTCAGAACCAGCTGAATCAGGGCAAAGCCCAGCGGTGAAGCGTGTGGGTTGATGGCATCAGGCAGGGGCATGCCGACCATGTGCCCCATGGTAATGATCAAAAGGGGGACGGTGAATGCAAGAGCGGCAAAGAGTCGACTCTTCATTTTTACCAATTTAGCTTCGTTTTCCGCTTTTCTCTTTTCAAAATTTTCTTTGGCATTATGAGCAGACTGGATTTGACCGGATTCAAATCCGGCATCAGCGATAATCTGCCTTATGGTGCGCAGTGATATTTCTGCCGGGTTGAAATTCAAGGTCGCGGTTTCAGAAGCAAGGCTGACCTGCGCGTTTATGATTCCTTCAGTTCCATTTAGTACCCGGTCCAGTCGCGAAGAGCAGGCGGAGCAAGCCATGCCGGAAACAGGTAAGGTCAATTCCGTGCCTTCAATTTTTTCTACGGCTTCAAATCCTGCCATTTTTACAGAAGAGATAATGTCGGCTGCGGAGACCTGTTCCGGGTCATAGTCCGCTGCCAGCGATTCCGCAGCAAGATTGACTGTTGCACTCTCTACGCCGTCCAGATTGCCGATGACCCTTTCCAGTCGTGCTGAGCAAGCGGAGCAGGTCATACCTTTAATTTCAAATGTGCTGTGCATAATATATCCTTGTTTGCCGGGAGTCGGGGATTGCATTGCCCGCATACATTACTTATAGCTAGTCCCGGCAGGTTATTTTAAAAAGTGATTTGAACAGATTTGATATTAAGAATCAACTTCTTTTGAGGTGGGACAATATGAAGGAACAAAAAGTAATACTTTCGGAAAAAGCCATGGCCCGTACTCTGGATCGTCTCGCATCAGAGATTACTGAGCGACGCGGGGATAGCGAAAATATAGCTATTATCGGTATTCAAAGGCGCGGTGCCGACCTTGCGGAGCGTTTGAAACTTATTCTGGATGAGAAGCTGGGTCGTAAAATACCTCTTGGTAAGCTGGATATCAACCTTTACCGTGACGACTGGACCAATCTGACTCGCCAGCCGAGCATCAACTGCACTGAGATTCCTTTTGATATTGAATCATCCTCCATTATTCTGGTGGATGATGTCCTTTTTTCCGGTCGCACAGTACGCGCCGCCCTTGAAGCTGTTCTTGATTTCGGGCGTCCGCGCCGAGTGGAGCTGTTGGTGCTGGTGGATCGCGGTCACCGTGAACTACCTATCCGGGCCGATTATGTGGGTAAGGAAGTGGTTACTTTTGAAGACCAGCATGTGAATGTTCTGGTCAAGGAAAGGGATGACGAAGACAAGGTTGTTCTGATCCGTTCCTGATTTTCTCTTCTCAGCTGCGGAGTGCATTGCGCCCGGAAGGTTTGAATTTTTTTATGCAAGAATGGAATCATGAATTTTCAGAAGATTGCTCTGTTATTCTGATCGGTATGGCTGGAGCCGGAAAGTCTACTCTGGCACCGCTTCTGGCTCAAAAGCTAGGTTGGGAGCACATTGATACCGATGCTGTAATTGAGAGTTATTACGGTCGTCCTTTACAGGACATTGTGGACCGTCTGGGTGTGCCGGAATTTCGCAAGGCCGAGGAGTATATTGTTTCCAGCCTTGGGGTTTTTCGTACAGTTGTTTCCACCGGGGGCAGCGTCATTTACGGGCCCAAAGGCATGGAAAGACTTAAAGGGCTCGGCCCGGTCATTTATCTGCGTATTTCAAGCGAAGCCTGCCTCAAACGTGTCGGCGGCGGGGAAAATCGCGGGCTGGCCATTGTTCCGGGCCAGACTTTGAAAAGCCTCTACGAGGAACGAATTCCCCTTTATGAACAGTATGCTGATTTTGCTGTTGATACGGACAATTGCTTACCGGAAGAATGTGCTGAGCAGATTCAGCAGTGGCTTAAGTCAAAAGAAGTTAAAAAAGTTAAGGATATATAATGAAAAAAATGACCAGACAGGCTGTGTTCCGCAAGCTTGACGCACTTTATGGGCGGATGGCCTCTGTTTATGCTGACACATCCGCCAAGATCGGTCTTTCCTGTGAGGGTTGTGAAGAAAACTGCTGCACCAGCTATTTTCAGCACCACACCTATGTGGAATGGACATATCTCTGGCAAGGCTTGAATAAACTTCCTGAAGATAAGCGTAATGAATATATCCGCCGTTCAGAAGATTACGTGCATAATACAAAGGCCATGTTGGATAACGGCATGCGTCCCAAGATAATGTGTCCGCTGAATGATGATGGTCTTTGCGGGGTTTACAAGCACAGACTGATGATCTGTCGCATGCACGGGGTGGTCAATACCCTGCGTCAGCCCAACGGACGTCAGCTTTCTTTTCCCGGTTGTTTCAAGTGTCAGGAACTGACTAAGGATATGGACAATGTGCCCGTGGTCGACCGTACTCCCCTTTACAAGGAACTTGTGGGGCTTGAAATGGGATTGCTCGGTAATAAAATCAGGACCTTGCCCAAGGTGGATCTGACCCTTGCTGAAATGATTGTCATGGGACCGCCGAATTTGAATGGCTAATTGCTTTCCATCCCTGCTGTGGCCATGAGGAAGGCTATGAAGTCATCAATGTTGTTTTTGCGGCATTTGATGTAGCGCATGGCGTATTCTTCAAAAGTTAACTCCGCTCCGTAAACATGGTAACGATGTTGCGGACTTCCGAATTCAAGGCCGATGAATTCGGCTATCTGCGGATGGATGGGCTGCTCAAAATCAGGAAAGGGTGCTGGGAATTTTTCCAAATCCTGTTTACTCAAACGGTCTATACCCAACTCTTCGAGCAGGGTGTTTGCGCTTAGGGTAAGCAGTTCTGCGCGGGGATGGTTGATGGTATTGAAAAGGGGCTGTTTCTTGTAATTCTCAAGAATATGGTCCACGTATTTGACCGGGGTTCGTGCTTCTTTGGTCCTTTCAATTTTTATGGACCGATCCGTTATTTCTGTGAAATCGTAGATCTTGGTCAACCTAGTGTTCATGAAAAGATGCAGAATCTGGGATTCACTGAGTTCTTTTCCAAGCAGGGAATCCAGAAATGTGTCCCGGTAATCGAATCCGGTTTTATTGGACCACAGTGGCCAGTAATGGATAAAAAGCATGCTTGGAAAAGCGATTGAGCGAGCTTTGTCTTGTAGCCGGGAAATGATTTTATCCGAGGCCAGTTCTGCCCAGCTTTTACCAAGGAGTGGCTGGTAGAGGAAAAGGTCGCACTCGGCGATGAGTTCCGGTGGGATGGATTCGCGGGTATAGTTGGTGAAGCGATGGATATCATATTTGGTGCTGAATTCTTCGTTCAGCAAAAGCAGTTCTTCTATCGGTTCGCCCTGACAATTGGCATGTAGGATACAGTTTTTCTTCATTTCGGGATGAACTCTAGCATACCCGTTTATGGTTTCTCAATACGACAAGGCCGTTAATATGAGGTTATGGTAGTGAATAAATTTTCCACAAAAGAGTTGCTGCGTCTTGTCGCAGCTGTGCAGCCTGTGGATACATCTCTTGATGAACAGGCTCGTGCTCATCTGGACAACCTGACCAAACCGCTTGGAAGTCTGGGCAGGCTGGAAGATCTTGCAGCGAAGATGTATGTGGCTTCCGGCGGAAATCCTCCGCAGGCTGACCCGGCCCGTATTTATGCAATTGCCGGGGATCACGGAGTCAACGAAGAGAATGTCAGTTATTTTCCGCAGGAAGTTACCCGTCAGATGGTGGAGAATTTTCTGGCCGGGGGCGCGGGGATAAACGTGTTGGCCCGTACTTCCGGGGTGGAGTTGATAGTGGTTGATGCCGGATGCAAGGGCGGACCTTTTCCGGAACATCCCAAGCTTATTCAGCGCAGGATCGGTTGCGGCACGGAAAATATTTCCAAAGGTCCGGCCATGGACGAGGATTGTTGTAGGCAGGCCATTGCTCTTGGGGTTGAACTTGCTGATGAAGCCTATGCGCAGGGTATCAAAGTTCTCGGCACCGGGGAGATGGGGGTTTCCAATACCACTCCGTCAACCGCTCTTTATTGTGCTTATTTTGATCTCGAACCTGCTGACATCACTGGTCCGGGAGGCGGCATTGATCCTGAAGGCGTTATCCGCAAGACAGAGGTTGTCCGTTCTGCTCTTGCTGCCAATGCTGAGGTTGTTCGGTCAGCTGATCCTTTTGCAATTCTTACTGCCCTTGGCGGGTATGAGATTGCCGCATTGGCCGGGTTGATCATCGGCGGGGCCAAGAATAAACAGATGGTTTGCATAGATGGATTCATCTCCACTGCCGCCTATGCTGCTGCCGTAAAGATCTGTCCGGCGGTGGGCGGATATTGCGTACTCAGCCATGCTTCCGCAGAACCGGGCTACGCAAAAGTCATCAAAGCCCTTGGACGCAGGCCGCTTTTGCATCTTGATATGCGGCTCGGGGAAGGGTCAGGTGCGGCACTGTCCATGTTCATGCTGCGCGCCGCCGCAAATATTTACAACGAAATGGCAACGTTCGACGATGCCGGAGTAGATGCAGGAGGTTAAGTCATGCCAAAAGAATTGGTAAAGACTGTTAAAGCAGCAGGTTGAGCAGCCAAGATCGCTCCGGGGGACCTGGAGCAGGTTTTGTGCGGCTTAGCCGTTGAGGATGAGCGTCTGCTGACCGGACTGGGGGGGAATGAAGATTCCGCCATAGTCTCTTTTCCTGCGGGCAAAGCACTGGTCCAGACCGTGGATTTTTTTACCCCGGTGGTTAATGATCCGTTTTGGTTCGGGCAGATTGCTGCGGCAAATTCCCTTTCCGATGTTTATGCCATGGGCGGCGAACCTTGGACCGCCATGAATATTGTCTGCTATCCCATGAAAGAAATGGGGCCGGAAATCCTGCGTGAAATCTTGAAGGGCGGCATGGATAAAATCCGTGAAGCCGGGGCAGTACTTGCCGGAGGGCATAGCGTCGAGGACGATGAAATTAAGTACGGTCTTTCGGTGACCGGAATGGTTGATCCTGACGGATTCGCTTCCAACAAAGGCTTGCGCGAGGGTGATCAACTACTGCTGACCAAGCCCCTTGGAACCGGGGTTTTGGCTACGGCTCTCAAAGCTGACTGGGACGGCGCTGAGCGGTTTGAAAAAGATGTCTATAAATGGGCATCCAAGCTGAATATTTCAGGCGGAAAAGTCATTCGTGAGTTGGGCCTCAAAGGGGCCACTGATGTGACCGGGTTCGGCCTTGGCGGGCATGTGCTGGAAATGGCTGATGCTTCCGGCGTGGCTGTGGAGATGTGGCTGGATAAGGTGCCGTTCATGGATGATGTTGTGGATCTGGCCTCCATGGGTATGATTCCGGCAGGAAGCTTTGCTAACCGTAACTATTGCAGTTCACAGGTTCAGACCACAGCAGATGCCGACAGCATCAAGACCGACCTTGTTTTCGATGCTCAGACATCCGGCGGGCTTATTTTGGCCGTGCCTGAAGACCAGTTGCAGCAGGCCAAAGATATGCTGCTGGAAGCTGGTGACCTTGCCGCCCATGTGGGGCAGGTAAAAGCCCATGAAAGTGGGATTGCCAGATTGCGGATTAAATAATTCTTTTTGTTTTGAAATACAAAAGGCGCAGGTTGTCGCGAACCTGCGCCTTTCATTTTTTATGAGGAGGAATTGGCGATTCCTTTTAGTGAAATTTTTTTACGCAGAACCTCGGCTGTTTGTAACTGCCTGAATAAGTTCCGCATTGGCATTGTATACAGGTGAAGAGGTAATCTTTACCAGTTCGCGGTGCATGTCGGGGTCCGCGAATGCCTTTCTCCGCAAGCGCTTGCGTTGCAGATTCTTCATTGAGTTTGCCAGATCGTCGTCCCTAACGGGAGGAGCCTGAGAAACCTTGTTGAGTTCGGGTGCGTTTGCCATTGTATACCTCCGTCCTTGGAAGTTATAAATGATGATGTTAATAGAGCATGAAACCTGTTTATATCTCTTATCGGACAACTGGAAGGTTACTTTAGAGGCTTAATGTAAAAAAGATAAATATATTAAAAAAGCCCGCATTCGACTTAGTCGAATGCGGGCTAGAAATTGTAGTCTGAGATTTAAATCAATCTTTCCAATTCCACCATTTTTCTAATTCAGGGTCTCGATTTTCGTTACCCACATAGTAGACCGCACATCTGAACACATACAGCATGCAGCGGTCCACATGGCAGCCTGCAAGCTCTTCAAGGCGTGCGTACATGTCATCCGGATTTTCGTCCTTGATTTCGTCAAGGGAACGATAACCCAGATTCCAGAGGTCCATGGCAATGGATTTACCTACTCCCGGAATTGTACGGAAGGATTTCAGGATTTCGGGATCAGCACTTTTCATAAACGCGATCGAGAATCTCTTTAGCTCCTGCGGCCAGCACTTCTTCGGCCAAAGCGAGGCCGATGTTCCATGCATCGTCAGCAGGGCCGCTCTTTTCCATACGGATGGGGCTGGAGCCGTCGATATCAGCAACGAATCCGGTCAGTTTGACCTGATCACCATCAAGCTGGGACCATGCTGCAATGGGGACCTGACAACCGCCGTCAAGGCCGGTCAGGAAGCCGCGTTCTGCATGTACCTGACGAGCTGTCATTCCGTCATGCAGAAATGCGAGGATATCCTGAATTTCAGTGTCCTCAATGCGGTACTCAATGCCCAGCGCGCCCTGTGCCACTGCGGGCAGGAAGGTCGGGGGGCCGAGGATTTCGCTTTTGGGAGCGGAAAGATTGAGCCTGTTCAGTCCGGCTGTGGCAACTACAATGGCGTCGAATTCACCATTGAGGAGTTTGCCTACACGGGTATCGAGATTTCCGCGCAGGGATTCGATTTTGAGATCATTACGCAGGGCCAGAACCTGAGACTGACGGCGCAGGCTGCTGGTGCCCACAACGGCTCCTGCGGGCAGGTCTTTGAGGGAATCGTATTTCACGGAAAGCAGGGTGTCGGTCTCTGCTTCGCGTGGGGGAATAACGCCAACTTCAAGGCCTTCGGGAAGTTCGGTGGGAACGTCCTTCATGCTGTGTACGGCGAGGTCTGCGCGACCATCGAGAAGTGCTTCTTCGATTTCTTTTACGAAAAGGCCCTTGCCGCCCACTTTTGCCAGCGGAACATCCAGAATCTTGTCGCCCTTGGTTTTGATCTTGAGCAGTTGAACATCAATTCCGGGATATTCTTCACGTAGAAGGTCGGAAATATGGTTGGCCTGCCAGAGGGCAAGTTTGCTGCCACGAGTTGCGATGGTAATTTTTCTCATTGTTCCGCCGTTATGTTTGAAATTTATTTTTTATTTAGCTGCCGCAGGAAGAGCAGTCGCCGCCGGAGCATCCGGCACAAGCACTGCTGGAAGAAGCCGCAGGAGCGGGAGCAGAACCCATATCACCCATATCAGGTGCTCCGCCACCTGTCTTAAACTTGCAGGCGGACATGAGTTTATCAGTTTTTTCAGACTTGCAGTGCGGGCAGGGAGGACATTCGTCGCGGTTGAAAACCAGCTCCTCGAATTCCTTGCCGCAGTCAGCGCATTTGTATTCGAAAATAGGCATTTATATTTACTCCGTGCTTTGAAATATCTATTGCGAGAAATTGCATAGCCCAAATTGTATTAGCAGGCAATGCTCAGACACCCTTCGGGGACCCTACTGGGGACTCTCCGAGGGCTTAAACCTAATAAGGCTTCGCCTGTTTGTGTGTTCGAGGGTCGCCTTAACACGCTATATGCGAAGCTAATTAAAAGGTTCTGAAAGGGATGGGGTCTGGGGAAGGGAAAACTCTTGCAAGAGTTTTCCCTTCCCCAGCCGCCGGAGGCATATTTTTACTTAGTCTTGGCAATAGGCCAGACTTCATCGATGCGTTCGATGGGGGTAATTTCGATTTTTGCCAGAAGTTCATCGGGAATATCTTCGAGATCCTTCTGATTCTGGGAAGGGATAAGTACCCGTTTCATTCCCAGAGATACGGCAGCGAGGATTTTTTCCTTGATACCGCCGACCGGAAGAACGCGTCCGCGCAGGGAGATTTCCCCGGTCATGGCCAGTTCCGGGTCAGTCGGGGTTCCGGTCAGTGCGGAAACAAGGGCGGTGACCAAGGTTACACCGGCAGACGGGCCGTCTTTTGGGGTTGCTCCGTCGGGAACGTGGATGTGCAGGTCCTGTTCTTCGTGGAACTTGGAACTGATGCCGTATTCATCTGCATGGCGGCGGGCAAAAGATACCGCAGCCTGTGCGGATTCCTTCATCACATCGCCGAGCTGTCCGGTCAGAAGCTGCTTGCCTTTACCGGGCATGGCTGAGACTTCAACATGCAGCACCGTACCGCCGACAGGAGTCCAGGCAAGGCCGAGGGCTACACCTGCGGGAAGCTCGCTTTCCTTTTCATCTTCAAGATGTTTGGGAATACCGAGATATTTGTGCAGGTTGTCAGCGGTCACTTCAAAGGGTCCTTTTTCGCCTTCTGCCTTCTTACGGGCCAGCTTGCGGCATACGGAACCCACTTCACGTTCAAGGTTACGAAGGCCGGCTTCACGGGTGTATTCCTTGATGATCTTACCGATGATTTCATCATCCATGATCATCTCGCCTTCTTTGAGGCCGTTTTCTGTGCACTGGCGTCCGAGGATGTAACGCTTGGCAATATTGATCTTGTCGTATTCTGTGTAGCCGGGAATGCGGATCAATTCCATACGGTCCAGCAGGGGCCGGGGGATAGAATCCAGTACGTTGGCAGTGCAGATGAACATGACCTTGGAAAGATCGTAAGGTACGTTCAGGTAATGGTCAGTGAACGAGTTGTTCTGTTCGGGGTCCAGTACTTCCAGCAGAGCTGAGGATGGATCACCGCGGAAATCAGAGCCGAGCTTGTCGATTTCATCAAGCATGATTACCGGGTTGCGGGTTCCGCACTGCTTAAGACCCTGAATGATACGTCCGGGCATGGAGCCTATGTAGGTGCGGCGATGCCCGCGAATCTCAGCTTCATCTCGCATACCGCCAAGGGACATGCGGTGAAATTTTCGCTTGAGGCTACGCGCGATAGAGCGGCCAAGCGAAGTTTTACCAACCCCCGGAGGGCCCACAAAGCAGAGGATGGGTCCTTTCATAGACGGGTTCAGTTTGCGTACACTTAAATATTCAAGGATGCGTTCCTTGACCTTCTCAAGGTCGTAATGATCTTCATCAAGGATTTTCTTGGCATCAATGATGTCAAGACGGTCGCGGGATTGTTTGGACCACGGAATCTCGATCATCCAGTCAAGGTAAGTGCGAATGACTGTTGCCTCAGATGCTTCGGGGTGCATGGCTTCAAGGCGACGCAGCTGTTTTTCCGCTTCCTTGCGCACATCTTTAGGCATCTTGGCTTTGGCGATGGCTGTGCGGATTTCTTCAGCTTCTTCGGCTTCGTCTGTGGATTCGCCAAGTTCTTTCTTTATGGCCTTGAGCTGTTCGCGCAGATAGAAATCTTTTTGGGCCTTGTCCATTCCTTCTTTGGCCATGGACTGGATCTTGTTCTGCATGGAAGCAACTTCCACTTCCTGTGTGAGCTGAGTGTTGACCAGATTCAACCGTTCAACAGGCTCTCCGCATTCAAGGATGGACTGAGCCACATCAACTTTCATACGCAGGTTTGAGGCGATCAGGTCGGCAAGGCGTCCCGGTTCGTCAACACTGTTGAGCACACTCATGATGTCAGCAGATGAGATGCCGCGCAGGGTCAGAATTTTTTCGCTTTGCTCACGGGAGGAGCGCACAAGTGCTTCCTGAGTGGCATCCATATCCCCGGATTCTGCTTCGGGGATGGCTTCAATTTCAGCGATATGGAAAGGCTCGGAGCCTATGAATCGCTTGATTCTGGCGCGGGAAACTCCCTGCACCAATACTTTCAAACGACCGTCAGGCATTTTGAGCATGCGCATGATCATGCACACTGTCCCGGTCAGGTAGAGATCTTCGTGTTCCGGATTTTCAACGCTCTCGTCTTTCTGGGTCACGACCATGACGTAGCGGTTGCTGGTCATAGCTGCTTCTACGGCATTGACGGATTTTTCACGGCCCACAAAAAGCGGAAGGATCATATAGTTGAAGACAACAATGTCCCGCACTGCCAGCACCGGAAGGGTGGTGGGGATGTCAATATGGGCATCATCGGGAATGCTGCCTGCGTCTTCCAGCAGGTCGGCGGCATCATGGAGCACGTTCAGCGGAGAAACCGGAGGTTTGTTCAGCCCCTGATCATTGCCTGCATCTGACTCAGGCTCCCGGTGTGCTTTTTTTTGAACTTCCGCTTTATCTTTTTTGTTCAGCTTAAGCGGTTTGATGGGTGATTTTTTTTTCTTCAACGCAAAATCCTTTAGTTCAGAAGTGGTTGTCTTGATCTATTTAAAAAGCATTAAATATCCGGCCCACAGCGGTCAGGCAGGGGCCGGATAGCTTGTCAGTTAGTTTTTACCAAAATAAATAAGAATTTATTTTGGGTAGTTTACACTAGCGGATCTCAAATCCCTTGTGCTCTGTATCGTAATCCATCCATTCGCACTTCACATCTGAAATCTGCGAAAGGGGAGGACCGACCAGCAGCCGGGTTCTCATTTCAGCGACTTTTGCTTCGTCGCCTTGCAGCAGTACTTCGACCTTGCCTTCATCGAGGTTGCGTACCCAACCGTTGAGGTTCAGCGCGACAGCCTGATCATTTACCCAGGCCCGGAAGAAAACACCT
This DNA window, taken from Marinifilum sp. JC120, encodes the following:
- the cobT gene encoding nicotinate-nucleotide--dimethylbenzimidazole phosphoribosyltransferase, whose amino-acid sequence is MVVNKFSTKELLRLVAAVQPVDTSLDEQARAHLDNLTKPLGSLGRLEDLAAKMYVASGGNPPQADPARIYAIAGDHGVNEENVSYFPQEVTRQMVENFLAGGAGINVLARTSGVELIVVDAGCKGGPFPEHPKLIQRRIGCGTENISKGPAMDEDCCRQAIALGVELADEAYAQGIKVLGTGEMGVSNTTPSTALYCAYFDLEPADITGPGGGIDPEGVIRKTEVVRSALAANAEVVRSADPFAILTALGGYEIAALAGLIIGGAKNKQMVCIDGFISTAAYAAAVKICPAVGGYCVLSHASAEPGYAKVIKALGRRPLLHLDMRLGEGSGAALSMFMLRAAANIYNEMATFDDAGVDAGG
- the selD gene encoding selenide, water dikinase SelD; amino-acid sequence: MPKELVKTVKAAGUAAKIAPGDLEQVLCGLAVEDERLLTGLGGNEDSAIVSFPAGKALVQTVDFFTPVVNDPFWFGQIAAANSLSDVYAMGGEPWTAMNIVCYPMKEMGPEILREILKGGMDKIREAGAVLAGGHSVEDDEIKYGLSVTGMVDPDGFASNKGLREGDQLLLTKPLGTGVLATALKADWDGAERFEKDVYKWASKLNISGGKVIRELGLKGATDVTGFGLGGHVLEMADASGVAVEMWLDKVPFMDDVVDLASMGMIPAGSFANRNYCSSQVQTTADADSIKTDLVFDAQTSGGLILAVPEDQLQQAKDMLLEAGDLAAHVGQVKAHESGIARLRIK
- a CDS encoding pathogenicity locus — its product is MKSADPEILKSFRTIPGVGKSIAMDLWNLGYRSLDEIKDENPDDMYARLEELAGCHVDRCMLYVFRCAVYYVGNENRDPELEKWWNWKD
- a CDS encoding hydroxymethylbilane synthase; protein product: MRKITIATRGSKLALWQANHISDLLREEYPGIDVQLLKIKTKGDKILDVPLAKVGGKGLFVKEIEEALLDGRADLAVHSMKDVPTELPEGLEVGVIPPREAETDTLLSVKYDSLKDLPAGAVVGTSSLRRQSQVLALRNDLKIESLRGNLDTRVGKLLNGEFDAIVVATAGLNRLNLSAPKSEILGPPTFLPAVAQGALGIEYRIEDTEIQDILAFLHDGMTARQVHAERGFLTGLDGGCQVPIAAWSQLDGDQVKLTGFVADIDGSSPIRMEKSGPADDAWNIGLALAEEVLAAGAKEILDRVYEKC
- a CDS encoding zinc ribbon domain-containing protein, which gives rise to MPIFEYKCADCGKEFEELVFNRDECPPCPHCKSEKTDKLMSACKFKTGGGAPDMGDMGSAPAPAASSSSACAGCSGGDCSSCGS
- the lon gene encoding endopeptidase La, translating into MKKKKSPIKPLKLNKKDKAEVQKKAHREPESDAGNDQGLNKPPVSPLNVLHDAADLLEDAGSIPDDAHIDIPTTLPVLAVRDIVVFNYMILPLFVGREKSVNAVEAAMTSNRYVMVVTQKDESVENPEHEDLYLTGTVCMIMRMLKMPDGRLKVLVQGVSRARIKRFIGSEPFHIAEIEAIPEAESGDMDATQEALVRSSREQSEKILTLRGISSADIMSVLNSVDEPGRLADLIASNLRMKVDVAQSILECGEPVERLNLVNTQLTQEVEVASMQNKIQSMAKEGMDKAQKDFYLREQLKAIKKELGESTDEAEEAEEIRTAIAKAKMPKDVRKEAEKQLRRLEAMHPEASEATVIRTYLDWMIEIPWSKQSRDRLDIIDAKKILDEDHYDLEKVKERILEYLSVRKLNPSMKGPILCFVGPPGVGKTSLGRSIARSLKRKFHRMSLGGMRDEAEIRGHRRTYIGSMPGRIIQGLKQCGTRNPVIMLDEIDKLGSDFRGDPSSALLEVLDPEQNNSFTDHYLNVPYDLSKVMFICTANVLDSIPRPLLDRMELIRIPGYTEYDKINIAKRYILGRQCTENGLKEGEMIMDDEIIGKIIKEYTREAGLRNLEREVGSVCRKLARKKAEGEKGPFEVTADNLHKYLGIPKHLEDEKESELPAGVALGLAWTPVGGTVLHVEVSAMPGKGKQLLTGQLGDVMKESAQAAVSFARRHADEYGISSKFHEEQDLHIHVPDGATPKDGPSAGVTLVTALVSALTGTPTDPELAMTGEISLRGRVLPVGGIKEKILAAVSLGMKRVLIPSQNQKDLEDIPDELLAKIEITPIERIDEVWPIAKTK